Genomic segment of Iocasia fonsfrigidae:
GCTTCAGTGGTTTATAAAACCAGGTTAAAGATGGCTGGTGAAGGCCTGCCTACACAAGGTGTAGTTGGTTTTGAGGTCTTTGATCAGAGCAATTTTGGTACTACTGATTTTGAAAGAAGGGTTAATTATTATCGTGCCCTTGGTGGTGAGTTGAGTCGTTCTATTCAGGCCATGGATGCTGTGGAATATGCCAAGGTGCAGATCACAGCCCCGCGGGAAAGTCTTTTTGTTGAAGAAGAACAGGGGGCTGAGGCTTCAGTGCTGGTAAAGTTTACACCAGATTATCAGATCAGCCAGCCCCAGGTAAAGGCCATGATGAATCTTGTTGCCAGTGCTGTAAAAGGCCTGAAGGCAGAGGACGTAACTATTGTTGATACTGCCGGAAACCTATTGAGTACTAATTTAAATGAAGATGAAGATAATGGTTTTGATCAGGAACTGACTATTAATCAATTTGAATTGCAGCGTCAGCTGTCTGATGAAATACGTAGGGACCTGAGGGCTATGCTGACTAGGGTTCTGGGGCCAGATAATTTTACTGTTCAGGTCAAGGCCAGGATGAATTTTGATCAGCGGCAGGTAGAGAGTAAGACCTATTCACCAGTGGTAGATGATGAGGGTATTATCCGCAGCCGTCAGGAGCGCCTGGAGAATTATCAGGGTAATATTGATGGTGTCGGAGGTGTCCCTGGAACCACCTCAAATGTTCCTCAATACCAGGAAATAGAGGGAGAAGAGGGGACAGGTTCGTATAGTAGTTCTGATATAGTTACTAATTATGAGATAAATGAGAGGCTTGAACGCCGTGTTTACTCACCAGGGAGTATTGACTACCTCTCAGCGGCTGTTATTGTTAATAATAATCTGGCTGAAGAGGACTTAGAAAAAATAAGAGGGGCAGTACAGGCTGCTATTGGTTATAACCCGGAACGTGGTGATACTGTTACTGTTACCAGTCTTAATTTTGATAACTCAATGGAAGAAGAGTTTGCTGCAGCTCGAGAGGCTGAGGCGGCAGCCCGGAGGACAAAAATGCTAATCTATGCCGGACTTATTGGATTTATTCTTTTACTATTAGTAATTTCTCTCTTTATCTTTAGGCACTCTGCCAGGAGTGGAGAGGAAAGAACAGGCCAACATGCTCTGGATTATATGGTAGATGATGAACTGGAAGATGAAGTAGCTGCTGCTGCTGAACTTACCGATGAACAGAAAAAACGAATGAAAATCAGGGAACAGCTTACAGAGCTTATTAATGATAAACCTGAAGAGGTTACTGAAATGATTAAGAGCTGGTTAGTTGATGAGTAATAAGGGGTTGTTATTATGAACTATAAAGATTTAACTGGAAAACAAAAAGCGGCGATTTTACTGGTTGCTATGGGACCAGATGTATCTGCCAGTATATTTCAACATTTAAGTGATGAAGATATTGAAGAATTAACCCTGGAGATTGCCAATCTACGTCCAGTTGAGAGTGAGCTTAAGGATCAGGTGCTGGAGGAGTTCTTTCAGATCTGCCAGGCCCATGATTATATTAACAGGGGTGGTATAGAATATGCCCGGGAAGTACTGGAAAAAGCTGTAGGTGAGGATAGGGCAAATAGCATCCTGGAGCGTTTAACTGCAACTCTTCAGGTCAGGCCCTTTGATGCTATCCGTAAAACAGACCCTTCCCAGTTAATGAACTTCATTCAGGGTGAACACCCCCAGACTATTGCTATGATTATGGCCTATCTTCAGCCTGAACAATCATCCAGTATACTTGCTTATCTACCTCAGGAAATTCAGGCCGAGGTTTCCCGCAGGATTGCTTTAATGGATAGGACCTCACCTGATATAGTCAAAGAGGTTGAGACAGTCCTTGAACATAAATTATCTTCAATTGTCACCAATGAATATGCTTCAGCTGGAGGTGTAGAGTCGATTGTTAATATCCTGAATTTTGCCGACAGGGGAACAGAAAAGAATATCCTTGACCATCTTGAGGAGAAAGACCCTGAACTGGCAGAAGAAATCAGGAAGCGGATGTTTGTCTTTGAAGATATTATCTTACTGGCTGACCGGGCTGTACAGATGGTACTGCGTCAGGTTGAGACCCATGATGTTGCCCTGTCCCTTAAGACTGCTAGTGATGATGTTGGGAACAAGATTTATAAAAATATGTCCAAGCGGGCTTCTGAAATGTTGAAAGAGGATATTGAATACATGGGGCCGGTCAGGTTGCGTGAAGTAGAGGATGCCCAGCAGAGAATTGTTAATGTTATCCGCCAGTTAGAGGATAGTGGAGAAATTGTTATTGCCCGTGGTGGAGAGGGTGAAGTAATTGTCTAATATCATTAAGTCTTCTAACATTATAGGTGTCTATCAGCTGAAAGACAAAAAAATTGTAAGCAAAAAGGAAGAGATAGCAGAAGAGGAGACAGTAATAGCTGAGAAAGAGGACCTGGTAAAAAAAGAAAAGAAAGAGGCTGCCAGGATGCTGGCTGAAGCTGAGAAAGAGGCCGAAGAAATACTTGCCAAGGCTCGTTCTGAAGCAGAAAAGATAATTGCTGAAGCCGGAGAAAAGGCTGAAGGGATAGTAAAAGAGGCTGAAGAAACCGGTTATCAGGAGGGTTACCAGGAAGGTATCAAGACAGGTAATGATGAGGGTTATCAGGAAGGACTGGCTCTAACTGCTGAGGCTCGGGAGACTATAGAAAGGGTAGTTAAAGAGATCCGTGATGAGCTGACAGCTGAGGCTGAGGAGCTTTCAGGTGAGATTATTACCCTGGCTATTAAGATAGCTGGCCGGATTGTAAATACTCAGTTAGAGCTGCACCCGTCACTTATTAATAACATTATTCAAGAGATGGTAGAGGATATGCGTAATATTGAGAGTGTTGAAATTTTTATTCATCCGAATTTATTGGAATATCTTAATCAAGATAAATTGAATGATAAACTGGTTAAACAGCTGGTTAAAATCAAAGGTGATAATAATTTAAAACCCGGTGACTGTATTGTGGAGTCAGAACTCGGCGGTAGAGATGGTTCGCTTGATACTAAATTGGATTTAATTGAACGAGAACTCCTTAAAGGGGCCGGTTTTCATGAAGAAACTTGATTTTAATAATCTTACTACCAGGGTTGAACAGCTGCCGACCAATAGCAATTTTGGACATATCACCCGGGTTGTAGGGTTAATTATAGAGTCTCAGGGCCCTGAAGTCAGTATTGGTGAATTATGTTTGATAAAACACCAGGATCGGACTGTCAGAGCAGAGGTAGTTGGTTTTGATGACAGCAAGGTTTTATTAATGCCGATAGGTGATATGGATGGCATTACACCAGGTGCCAGGGTAGTGGCTACCGGTGAGCGTTTGTCAGTTAAGGTTGGTGCGGAATTACTGGGACAGGTTGTTGATGGTCTTGGTAAACCTATCTATCATCATAATGGACCAATGCCTGGTCTAATTGATATGCCTTTAAAGGCCCAGCCCCCTGATCCACTTTCCAGGGAAAGGATTACTGAACCTATGGCCCTGGGCATCAGGAGTATTGATGGTTTGATAAGCTGTGGTCGAGGTCAGCGGGTTGGTATTTTTGCTGGTAGTGGTGTTGGTAAGAGTACTTTAATGGGCATGGCCGCCCGTAATACTGATGCTGATATTAATGTTATTGGACTTGTCGGTGAAAGGGGCAGAGAGGTGCTGGACTTTCTGGAAAGGGACCTGGGCCAGGAGGCTTTAGAACATTCTGTCGTGGTAGTAGCAACCTCTGATAAACCTGCTTTAGTCAGGGTGAAGGCAGCCCATGTAACAACAGCTATTGCTGAGTACTTTCGTGACCAGGGGCATGATGTGCTCTTGATGATGGATTCTATTACCAGGGTAGCCATGGCCTTACGTGAAATAGGATTGGCTGTAGGTGAACCACCGACTACCAGGGGTTATCCACCTTCTGTCTATGCTGAACTTCCTAAACTATTGGAGAGAACAGGGACAAATGACCGGGGTTCGATTACTGCCCTTTATACAGTGCTGGTTGAGGGTGATGATTTTAATGAACCAATTTCAGATACTGTCCGTGGAATACTTGATGGACATATCCTTTTATCAAGGGAATTAGCATCACGTAATCACTACCCGGCTGTGGATGTTCTGGAGAGTGTCAGCAGGGTTATGCCTGAGGTTAGTAGTCCAGAACATTTGGAGGCAGCTGGTGAATTGAAAAAACTGCTGGCTGACTACCGTGAAGCAGAAGACCTGATTAATATTGGTGCCTATCAGGCAGGGAGTAATCCGGCAGTAGATAGGGCTATTAATAAGATTGAGTTAATAGATAATTTTTTAAGACAGGATATGAAGGAAAAGACCGAGTTTGCAGAAACCATCAGGCGTTTAACTGAAATAGTTAGGTAGGGTGGATGATCATGAAGGGTTTTCAATTCAATCTCAATAGGGTTCTTGATGTCAGGAAACTGGAGGAGCAGCTCTCCCGCAACAGGCTGTTGGGGGAGAAACACAAGGCTGCTCAAATTGAGGGTGAGCTGGAGGAGTTAAATCATAAACAGCATAAAATATATAATTACCTGCGTGAAAAGGATAATGAAATTACAGTAGAGGAGATGCTTCAGACCCGTAACTTTATTCACCGACAGCGTCGTCAGATAAAACAGGTCAGTGGAAAGCTGTCCAAACAGATGACTGAGGTAGAGAAATGTAATACAGAATTTATTGAAAAGAAGAAGAAAAAAGAGATTCTGGAGAAATTAAAAGAAAAGGAATATCAACAATACCGACAGGAATTATTCCGTAAAGAGCAGCAGCTGATTGATGAAATAAACCAGCAGTTAAAAAAGGGAAGGTGGTTTGAATGAAAAAAGCACTGATAATATTTCTAATACTTATAATCCTGGGTTCTGCTGTTTATCTACTGGAAACCTTTAATCTTATATCACTCAGGGCCTGGGGAGAAAGGGTAATTGTCAATACACCTTTCCTTAAGGAATATGTGCAGACTAATGAAGCCTTTTTAAGTATCGCCGATAAAACAAAAAGGCTGGAAGGGGAAAACAAGCTACTCTTACAGCAAAACCAGGAAATGGAAGGAAAGTTAGAGGAACTAACGAAGTTTGTTGACCAACAGCAGGCAGAGATTGAATCCCTGACAGAGGAACTGGCCAAGGCAAGGGACAGGAGTATCAGTGAAGAGGAAAGGCTGAATAAACTGGTTAAGATATATTCAGAGATGGAGGCAGAAGAGGCGGCCAGGATAATAGCAACACTGGAAAAAGAGCTGGCTATTAAAATCCTGCGCAACTTAAAGGAAAAAGATGCCTCTGCTATCCTGACTCAATTGAGTCCAGCAGATGCAGCAGATTTTTCGCTGGCACTTGACCAATAATTGGCTGGAACGGAAGAGTGTTATATTTAAGTGCTATTTATATAGATTAATTCATCTAGAAAGGGGGTGAGAAAAATGAATATAGGGTTTAATTCGATGGGATTCTTTTCTTCAACAGCCAGTACTGGAGCAGTTAATAGTAAAGGCCCAGCTGTTTCCTTAAAAGGTAACGGTGTTAAGGAGGGTGATTTTAAAAATATTCTCCTAGCTCAAAATCAGGGTGAGTATGGCAGTCAGGATGAGACAGTAGAAAATGTTCTACCTGATGAAGCTTTAGAAAAACTGAATAAATTACTGGAGATGGAGCCTGAAGAGTTAGCAGAAGTACTTCAGGGACTTGAACCTGAGTTTTTAATGGCTCTAAAGGCTTTACTGGATATTCCTGCTGACAGCCTGGCTCAGTATTTAGTTTCCTTGGATCCAGAACTTGACAGTAGCAGTCTGCAGGCTTTGGAGGAATCCCTGCAAAGGCTGAAGGATGCTCTGGTTCAGGAGTTAACTGGAACTAATCCAGAGCAGTTGCTTGCTGAAGAGGGAGAGACTGTTCTTGAAAAGGGACAGGGTGACTCAGAGGCAGGTAATTCCAATGCTGTTGGGGTAAATTCCTCTAATCAAGGTGATGGGGGCTCTGTTAGCAGTGAACTTTCAGCTGATAGTAGTACTACCGTGAAGACTGCCAATAATGGTATAGCCTCTGTTTTTTCTGAAGATAGGAAAGGGTTCCAGCAGTCAGAAGAAAAATCAGTAAGTCTGGAGGAATTGGCAGCTGACCGGGGAAAGCAGGGTAGTAGAGATGACCTGTCTGTTCTTGAGGATGGAAAGGGTCAGAAAAATGCCCAAAGTGATCAGGGACAGTCAGCTGAGAAATTAAATAGTCTTGCCCGGGAAAATGCTGGTTTTACTCTGGGTAAAACAGGTGATGTAGCAGGTCAGGGTAAAGAAAATGATTTCTGGAAAACAAATCAACTTGATTCAGCAGCCCAGAACAGCACATCTATTAGTAGTAAAGAACAGTTGGCCCAGAATGGACAATTTAGTGACCTGATGGGGCAGACTTCACAACAGGGTAGCGGCCTAAATGGGGCTAATGCTGCCGGGACAGCTGAAACAGCCAGGGTTAATCTGCAAAATGTGATTGAACAGATTACTGATCGTATCCAGTTCAGTCAGCAGGGAAATAAACAGCTTAATATTCAGCTGGAGCCAGAGTCATTGGGGAAGGTAAGGGTTCAGCTTAAGGTAGAGGCTGGTGAAGTAATGGCCAGACTTCTGGTAGAGAGCCAGGAGGTTAAGTCCTATCTTGAACATAATATAAATGGTCTCAGGTCTAATCTAGTCAGACAGGGATTGACAGTTGACCAGCTCTATGTTGAGTCAAATGATAAGTATTTTAATGAAGAATTTGACTCCCAACAGGGTTCCTATCAGGAACAACAGCATAGTAATCAGGAACAGAACTCTCAGGATTTTGGACAGATTAGCTATGAAGAGATGGAAACACTGCTGAGTGAAGAGGGATTTAGTGAACTCCCGCAGAGTATAATTGCAGACCACCGCTGGTCAAATCTTAATTATATCAGACACAGGATGAATCTACTGGCCTAGATAAGAAAGGGGGTGAAAAGATGTCGGCACCAAGTGTTAATGTAGACCCAACTAATAATAATTATAGTTCTTCCAATCAGGTTAAACGGGAAGATAGTAATGACCTGGATAGAGATGCTTTTTTTAAACTCTTAGCAACTCAGATGTCATATCAGGACCCATTAAATCCAATGGATAATACCCAGTTTATTTCCCAGATGGCCCAGTTTAGTTCCTTAGAACAGATGGAGAATATGAATGCCAATATGATTCAATTTTTAAGGATTCAGGGGCTATCTGAAGGTGCTTCCTTAATCGGCAAGACCGTTGAAACCATTGACCCTGAAACAGGAGAGACTATTAAGGGTGAAGTTGTTAAGGTAACCTTTGAAGATGGTAATATGTATGCCTATTTTGATGAAAAAACCAAAGTAGATGTTAATGGAATAACGGCTATACATAATGGAGATGATGATGGGGATGGAGATGGGGATGGAGATGATGATTAAAGAGGGGTGATTTTTGTGGATAATAGAATTTTAAGCAGACAGCCCTTACAGAGAACACCAAGAATCCAGCAGCATTCCAATCAAGTAAAAAGGAAAGATGCTAAAAAACGGGTTTCTTTTAGTGAGGTTTTAACAGCCCGTTTAAATGAAAAATCTAAGGTAGATTTTTCCAAACATGCCCAGAACCGCCTCCTGGCCAGGGGGATAGAAGTCAGTGAGAAAGACCTATCCCAACTAGAAGATGGCCTTGCTAAAGCTGCTGAGAAGGGTTCAAGGGAGTCACTGATTATGGTTAATCAGGTGGCCTATGTAGTTAGTGTGGAGAATAAAACGGTCATTACAGCTATTGATGACCACCATCTGAAAGAGAATGTTTTTACGAATATTGATAGTGCAGTTTTTATGTAGTTTAAATAAAAATACTGGAAAAAGGCTGGACCTATTCAGGGGGCCTTGGGGTATTATCGAATATAATATCTGCCAGTTTAAAATTTTGAAGGAGGTCGTAATTAAAAAATGATGCGTTCAATGTATGCCGGTGTTTCCGGTCTTAAGGCACATCAAACTAGAATGGATATTGTTGGTAATAATATTGCAAATGTTAATACTACAGGATATAAAGCCAGTAGGGCTACTTTTAAGGAGATGATCAGTCAGACACTACAGGGTGCTAAAGCGGCTCAGGATAACCGCGGTGGGATGAACCCACAGCAGGTTGGTCTTGGTGTTATGTTAGGGAGTATTGATACTGATCTTACCCAGGGCAATCTGCAGTCAACAGGTCGGGGTGATGACCTGGCCATTGCTGGTAATGGTTATTTTGTAGTTAATGACGGCAGTCAGAATTACTATACCAGGGCAGGTGCCCTTACCACTGATAATCAGGGTAATCTGGTTAATTCATCTAATGGCTATATTATGCAGGGGTGGATGGCTGATGACTACGGAAATATTAATACCAGTGGTGAGCCTGAAGGGCTTCTAATTCCAGTGGGGGCAACAATGAGCCCACAGGCCACTGCCAATGCTTATTTTCAGGGTAACTTTGATAGTAATACCGCTGGTGGTACAAACTGGACAAGTACGATCAATATATTTGATTCCCTGGGGGAAATGCATACAGTAACAGTTGATTTTACGCGTCAGGTACAGTCACCCCCAACAACTGGTACTATTGATTTTGGCGCCTGGACGCTACAGGCCGATGCTGGTTCGCCTGACGCTGATTTAAATGGTATTACTTTTGCCTTTGGTGCCGATACAGATACAGGACCAGCTTATAGCTATGACCCAGATTCTAAGACTTTTACATTCACTGGTGATTGGGATGGTAGTTCTGTAGCTGCACCAACAATAGCACAATTAGAGGGTTTTATAAACGGTCAATTAGGTGCTGGTAGTGTGACTTTAACTACTACTGGTACTTATGATGCAGCTGACCTGGCTGATGCTGATGATTTAAAAATGTCAGCCCCGGCTGACAACCGCTGGAATTATACAGTAGATGTTTCTGATGGATCGATTAATTCTGGTGGTAGTGGTAGTATTTCCTTTAATCCAGATGGTACTATTAGTAGTGGTGGTACATCTAATATAAACTTTGATCCTGCTGGTGGAGCAGCAGCTGGTCAGGAGGTTACTTTAGATTTCTCGGAGATAACACAGAGTTCAGCCTCCACTAAAGAGGAGGAGAATAAGACTTCGGTTACAAAAAAGAGGGCAGACGGTCATTCGATGGGTTCACTGCAGTCCTATAGTATTAATAGTGCCGGGGAACTTATTGGTGGTTTTTCAAATGGATTAAAAAGGAAACTGGGGCAGCTTGCCATAAGTAGTTTTACTAATCCTGCTGGGCTGACCAGAGAGGGAGGAAGCCTTTATTCTGAATCACAGAACTCCGGTATGGCCCAGATTGGTACTGCTAGTACACTAGGTAGAGGGAAAATAGTAGCTGGTAATTTAGAGATGTCCAATGCGAATTTATCTGACCAGTTTACAGATATGATAACTACTCAGCGCGGTTTCCAGGCCAATTCCAAGATAATTACCACCACTGATGAGATGCTGCAGGAACTGGTCAATCTAAAGAGATAGTAAGCTGAGTTCCACTTAAAGATACTTAATCCCAAGCTTGGTGTTGAGTTCTGCCAGCGAGTCTTGTGATAGAGTGTGCTATTTAAGTGTTCAAAATATATTTGCCAGAGGTAAATGATAATAAAAAAAGGGGTGGTTAGATGGTTAAATTGAAGAAAATAAATGGAGAAGAGATAGTTGTTAATGCAAGGTTGATTGAGACTGTTCAGGCCACCCCTGATACAGTTATCACATTAACAACAAATAAAAAGATTCTGGTAATGGATGATGTAGATGATATAGTAGAGAAGGTAATAGACTATCATCAAAAAATATTTTCTAATGTTAGCATAGAAAAGGGGTGAGACAAATGGACCTGGCTACACTTATAGGAATAATATTTGGGGTTACTCTCCTTGGTGGGGCTATAGTAATGGATGGGAATGCTATAATCTTTTACAACTTAAGGTCGATCTTGATTGTAATTGGTGGTACCCTGGCTGGAACAATGATTAGTTATTCCCTGGGTGAACTATTGAAGATCCCTGCCCTGGTCAGGATTGCTTTTCAAACACATCAATTAGATTCAGATGAGATTATTGATTTGATGGTTGGTTTTGCTGAAAAGGCCAGGAGAGAAGGCCTGTTGGCCCTGGAACAGGATGTTGTCAATATTAATGATGATTTCTTGCAGAAGGGTATCCAGCTGGTTGTTGATGGTACTGATCCAGAACTGGTAAGGAATATTATGGAGACTAAACTTACCTTTCTGGAGGAGAGACATGGTAAAGGACGTAGTATTATGGCTACAATGGGACAATTGGCCCCGGCCTTTGGAATGATAGGTACTTTAATTGGATTAATTCAGATGCTTAGTGAACTGGATGATCCATCAAAACTAGGTGGGGGTATGGCTGTTGCCCTGATCACAACACTCTATGGGGCTTTACTGGCTAATCTACTCTTTATTCCCTTAGCTGGTAAACTAAAGGAACGTAGTGAAGATGAGATCTTGACCAAGGAAGTTATTATTGAAGGTGTTCTCTCTATTCAGGCTGGTGAAAACCCGCGTATTGTAGATGAAAAACTGAGGGCCTTCCTGGCTGAAGATGTTCATACTGGTCAGTCAGCAGGGGCAGAGATGGATACAATGGCGGTGGGAGATAATGCCTAAATTACAAAGAAAAAAAGAAGAAGGAAATAATGGTTCACCTGCCTGGATGGTTACTTTTAGTGACTTGATGACACTGCTTTTGGTCTTTTTTGTTCTCCTCTATTCCTTTTCAGTAATGGATATTGAGAAGTTTGAGGGCTTTATGTCTGCCTTTCAGGCCCAGCTTGGTGTACTAGATGGTGGGAAAACTATTAATGATGAAAGCCTTGTTGCCCGAGGTAATATTGCTCAACGATTTAATCCCTCACTCCAGAATTTTAATAAGGTTATGGGTGAAATGAGTACTTATATCGAACAGGAGGGTTTAAATGACAGGGTTGAGATGGAACTAACTGAAAGAGGACTGGTCGTCAGATTAACAGGCCAGGTTTTATATGATGTTGGTAAGGCTGAACTCAAGGTTGGTGGTAAGAACCTCCTGGATGAAATAGCTAAGTTGCTAAAAGATATTCCTAATGATATTATGGTTGAAGGTCATACAGATAACTGGCCGATAAACAATGCAGACTTCCCTTCTAACTGGGAATTGTCTACCACCAGGGCGACTAATGTTGTAAGATATTTCATGGAAAATACAGCGATAGAGCCGTCCAGGTTAATGGCTGCCGGTTATTCAGAATACAGACCACTATTTGAGAATGATACAGTAGAACACCGGGCCAAGAACCGGAGGATAGAAATAGTAATCTTAAATACATTACATAATACGGACCTTGAAGGGAGGTAATTAAGATGGCAAATGAGGGTTTGAGTTTTAAGAGTATACTAGGGATTGCCCTGTTAATGGTGGTGATTGCCATTGGTACCAGTTATGGTTTTATGAAATTCATAACAACTAATGATAATTCACAGACGCTTAATGAAAATGCTATTGGACCTACTTATTCCCTGGGTGACTTTGTAGTTAATCTCTCTGGAACCAGGGGTTATCAGTATATTAGAGCCAGTATTGTAGTGGAGGTTAGTACAGATAATGTGATTACTGAACTGGAAAAAAGGAGTCCACAGGTAAGAGATAGTATTATCGGAATCCTGCGAGACCAACAGGTTGCTGATATTGAAGAACCAGGAGCCAGGGTTATTAAGAATAGGCTGATCACAAAGTTAAATGATATATTGAGGACAGGGGATATTACCCAGGTCTGGTTTACTCAATTAGTTGTACAATAGGGGGAGAAACAGATGGCTGATGTTTTAAGTCAAAATGAAATAGATTCTCTGCTGACAGCACTTTCCTCCGGGGATGTTGATGTTGAAGAGATAAAAAAAGAGACTGAGAATCAGGCGGTTAAGGCTTATGATTTTCGGCGGCCGGATAAATTATCCAAGGAACAAATGCGTACACTGCAGATGATTCATGAAAATCTTGCCCGGTCTTTAACTACCATTCTTTCTACTCAGCTTAGAACAATGGTTGATTTTGATGTTGCTTCAATAGAACAGATAACATATGAGGAATTTATTAGGTCATTACCTGAACCGACAATAATTGGGATCAGTGACCTGGAACCATTTAAAGGGCAGTTTATTTTTGAGTTAAATCCAGATATAGGTTTTGCAGTAATTGACCGCTTATTTGGTGGTTTTGGGAAATCTAATTTTACTTCCCGGCCTTTTACAGATATAGAGAAGGTTGTATTTAAGAGGGTAATCAACTGGATCCTCAGTGGATTTCCAGAAGCCTGGGAAAATATTGTCAGGGTTAATCCTGTATTAAGGGATATCGAATCAAATCCCCAGTTTACCCAGATTGTACCCAGTAATGATATGACTATTCTGATTACTTTGATGGCAAGAATAGGTGATAGTGAAGGACTAATTAATATATGTATTCCTTATATTATGATTGAACCGATTGTACCGAAATTAAATGCCCAACAGTGGTTCTCAAATACCAGGTCAGAACAAACCGCCCAGCATATTAATACCTTGAAAAACAAGATAAAACGCACCTCGCTTGATGTCTATGCAGAACTGGGTGGGGCTGAGTTAACTGTTTCCGAACTTCTCTATCTTCAAAAGGGTGATGTTATAAAATTAGATAAGAGATCATCTGATAATATTGATATTAGAATAGGTAAATATGTTAAATTTAAAGGTATACCAGGGAAAGCCAACAAACACCTGGCTATGAAGGTGGTTGAAGTAGTAGATACGGGAGAGGAAGGTGAAGAAGACGATGAGCAATGATGATAGAAAAGAATTATTATCCCAGGAAGAGATTGATGCTTTAATTAATGATGAGGATAGTCAGGAAGAATCGGTCACAGAGAATAATGCTGTTCAAGAAGGGCTAACAGATAATATGAAAGATGTTCTTGGTGAGGTTGGTAATATTGCCATGGGGTCAGCCGCTACTGCCCTGTATACAATACTTGATCAGAAGGTTGATATTACCACACCTAATGTGAGACAGTCTACTATTACTGAGATTATGGCTGAGTATGAGCGGCCCTGTGTTCTGGTACAGGTAGAGTATGTTGAGGGTATTGAAGGAATGAATATCCTGAT
This window contains:
- the fliF gene encoding flagellar basal-body MS-ring/collar protein FliF, translating into MADWLKEYIGQLKELWAKLNKRTKTIIGIGTGIVFIVFIILILYGSGPQYQTLFSQLDPKDADSIMEKLDEQGISYQLADGGNTIMVPASVVYKTRLKMAGEGLPTQGVVGFEVFDQSNFGTTDFERRVNYYRALGGELSRSIQAMDAVEYAKVQITAPRESLFVEEEQGAEASVLVKFTPDYQISQPQVKAMMNLVASAVKGLKAEDVTIVDTAGNLLSTNLNEDEDNGFDQELTINQFELQRQLSDEIRRDLRAMLTRVLGPDNFTVQVKARMNFDQRQVESKTYSPVVDDEGIIRSRQERLENYQGNIDGVGGVPGTTSNVPQYQEIEGEEGTGSYSSSDIVTNYEINERLERRVYSPGSIDYLSAAVIVNNNLAEEDLEKIRGAVQAAIGYNPERGDTVTVTSLNFDNSMEEEFAAAREAEAAARRTKMLIYAGLIGFILLLLVISLFIFRHSARSGEERTGQHALDYMVDDELEDEVAAAAELTDEQKKRMKIREQLTELINDKPEEVTEMIKSWLVDE
- the fliG gene encoding flagellar motor switch protein FliG, coding for MNYKDLTGKQKAAILLVAMGPDVSASIFQHLSDEDIEELTLEIANLRPVESELKDQVLEEFFQICQAHDYINRGGIEYAREVLEKAVGEDRANSILERLTATLQVRPFDAIRKTDPSQLMNFIQGEHPQTIAMIMAYLQPEQSSSILAYLPQEIQAEVSRRIALMDRTSPDIVKEVETVLEHKLSSIVTNEYASAGGVESIVNILNFADRGTEKNILDHLEEKDPELAEEIRKRMFVFEDIILLADRAVQMVLRQVETHDVALSLKTASDDVGNKIYKNMSKRASEMLKEDIEYMGPVRLREVEDAQQRIVNVIRQLEDSGEIVIARGGEGEVIV
- a CDS encoding FliH/SctL family protein, with amino-acid sequence MSNIIKSSNIIGVYQLKDKKIVSKKEEIAEEETVIAEKEDLVKKEKKEAARMLAEAEKEAEEILAKARSEAEKIIAEAGEKAEGIVKEAEETGYQEGYQEGIKTGNDEGYQEGLALTAEARETIERVVKEIRDELTAEAEELSGEIITLAIKIAGRIVNTQLELHPSLINNIIQEMVEDMRNIESVEIFIHPNLLEYLNQDKLNDKLVKQLVKIKGDNNLKPGDCIVESELGGRDGSLDTKLDLIERELLKGAGFHEET
- the fliI gene encoding flagellar protein export ATPase FliI, with translation MKKLDFNNLTTRVEQLPTNSNFGHITRVVGLIIESQGPEVSIGELCLIKHQDRTVRAEVVGFDDSKVLLMPIGDMDGITPGARVVATGERLSVKVGAELLGQVVDGLGKPIYHHNGPMPGLIDMPLKAQPPDPLSRERITEPMALGIRSIDGLISCGRGQRVGIFAGSGVGKSTLMGMAARNTDADINVIGLVGERGREVLDFLERDLGQEALEHSVVVVATSDKPALVRVKAAHVTTAIAEYFRDQGHDVLLMMDSITRVAMALREIGLAVGEPPTTRGYPPSVYAELPKLLERTGTNDRGSITALYTVLVEGDDFNEPISDTVRGILDGHILLSRELASRNHYPAVDVLESVSRVMPEVSSPEHLEAAGELKKLLADYREAEDLINIGAYQAGSNPAVDRAINKIELIDNFLRQDMKEKTEFAETIRRLTEIVR
- a CDS encoding flagellar FliJ family protein, yielding MKGFQFNLNRVLDVRKLEEQLSRNRLLGEKHKAAQIEGELEELNHKQHKIYNYLREKDNEITVEEMLQTRNFIHRQRRQIKQVSGKLSKQMTEVEKCNTEFIEKKKKKEILEKLKEKEYQQYRQELFRKEQQLIDEINQQLKKGRWFE
- a CDS encoding MotE family protein produces the protein MKKALIIFLILIILGSAVYLLETFNLISLRAWGERVIVNTPFLKEYVQTNEAFLSIADKTKRLEGENKLLLQQNQEMEGKLEELTKFVDQQQAEIESLTEELAKARDRSISEEERLNKLVKIYSEMEAEEAARIIATLEKELAIKILRNLKEKDASAILTQLSPADAADFSLALDQ
- a CDS encoding flagellar hook-length control protein FliK produces the protein MNIGFNSMGFFSSTASTGAVNSKGPAVSLKGNGVKEGDFKNILLAQNQGEYGSQDETVENVLPDEALEKLNKLLEMEPEELAEVLQGLEPEFLMALKALLDIPADSLAQYLVSLDPELDSSSLQALEESLQRLKDALVQELTGTNPEQLLAEEGETVLEKGQGDSEAGNSNAVGVNSSNQGDGGSVSSELSADSSTTVKTANNGIASVFSEDRKGFQQSEEKSVSLEELAADRGKQGSRDDLSVLEDGKGQKNAQSDQGQSAEKLNSLARENAGFTLGKTGDVAGQGKENDFWKTNQLDSAAQNSTSISSKEQLAQNGQFSDLMGQTSQQGSGLNGANAAGTAETARVNLQNVIEQITDRIQFSQQGNKQLNIQLEPESLGKVRVQLKVEAGEVMARLLVESQEVKSYLEHNINGLRSNLVRQGLTVDQLYVESNDKYFNEEFDSQQGSYQEQQHSNQEQNSQDFGQISYEEMETLLSEEGFSELPQSIIADHRWSNLNYIRHRMNLLA